In Alkalihalobacillus sp. AL-G, the genomic stretch TTAGTCCGTTGCGTAAGTTGTTATAATACTATTGCTTTAATACAGTTGCTATCTTTACCGTTTTACTCGGTAATACTACGAGGGTGTTACTCGGTGATACTAGGAGAGTGTTACCCCGCAAACTATCGGACCTTTTTCCGTGGTTTAGGTTTGTAGATTTTAGGGTCTGGAACGACCTTCTCCCCGTCCTCGTTCACGATATAACCGTCCTCGGAGACTCTCGATGCGTAGCTCGGATAATAGAGAACCGTTTGCCTCATATCTCGAGCGACCTTCTCTCTCGTTATAAGTCCGTTTGCCTCGAGAATATCGGCGAGACTTTTAACCCGTCCTCGGTTGATTTGGAGTAGTTCGGTTATCGAACTATACGACAACCAACAAGCTCCGAACCTATCATTCGGGTTCCCGTCCTTGTGCGTATGCTCGCCGCTTACGTGGTCGAGTAGTAAATAATAGAACGCTACGACGTCCCTTATCTGCGGTTTGTTTCGCTTGTCCGAGTTGACCTCGTTCGACTCTCGTATAATACGAGGGAATACTTTTCGAGATAGTGCTCGATTGTGCATCTCGTAGCCTCCTGTATCGAGTAGCGTTTTCTTGTCGTTCGGTAGCGTTTTGTTTTCGTGTTCCATGATGTCGACCTCCCTTTCGTATGATTTGGACCGTTAATAAACGCCCGTTACTATCTTAAGCACGAGAGGTCAGTTTTTCAGTACATACGAATTTTTGTTCGCATTCAGTAGGAACCGCCCGAACCGTTGTCGGAGTATGACGAAACCCCTCGAGGATAAATTTCTGATATCGAATTTGTTTACGGGTTATCGTTCCATTCGTATCGGGTCGGGTTCGTGGTCGTGGAATTGTTATGATGTTTGCTTATGTAACGATGTAAAATGCCGAGTAGCCGTTCGGACTCTTGCGTCTTAGGGTGTTCGGCTCCGTATTTCTTCCAATTACATTCCATTTCGATTCTTAACATCGTACACGTTGCGTCGAGCCAGTCGATTTTTCTTTCGGTTTTATCGTAGTCCATTCGTCCTCCCTATATCGTAATTTTAAATAAGTAATTCGTCTCATATAACTATAATCCTTTATTCCAGTAGAACCTTGCCGCAGACAAAAAGCCGACCGTTGTTAAACGATCGACCATTTTTCTTAATGTGATATTAAATTATTTATTTCGGGTGTATATGGTCCGTTTTTAATCCATTCAATGTCTTTTGAATTGAGGTCAAACCATTCACCTTTCACTCTTTTTGTTTCAAAATATTTATGTAACATTAATTCAAGTTCACCGTAATTTTCACAATAAAAATAGTGTATAAGCTCAATATTGAATGGTAAATCCACCTTGAATAAATGAATTCTATTATCGAGGCTTCTGGCTCTGCCTATTTTATACCGATAGGAATAATCCTCTTGAATGAGATATACATACCCTTTTTTATTTTTGTTTTCGTTTTTCTTTTTCTTTATATTGATTGGGTCGAGTTTTTCGACTAAATTTTTATCGTATTTTTTTAGTAACTCTACCGCAAGTTTTCTATTTTCCTCTTTTTTATCGTTTTCTGCTATAAACACAAGTCGGTCAAAACGCTGGTCGCTAATATCAAATTCCTTAAGAGTTTCTAAAGTAAGTTTTCGAATAAGTGGTCCCGAACTCGCTAAATTTTCCATTAATCTAGGGATTGCTTTTTGACACGCCAAAGGATTAATTTTAACTGCCTTTTTTAAACCCTTTGTAGCATGTTTAATCTCTCCACCTTTACCGTGTTCTATGTAATAAATCAATTCAGAAATATTACTTGAAGTCGAAACATTTTTCAATAATTGAAGTAGCGGTGTAACATTACTCAACGTTTATCCTCCCGTCTATTCACCTTTGAAATTATCATTAGTTCTTATATCTTATCACAACATAGCATACACCCCGTTTTCAAAAATACGTTAGATAATCGGTAACGGTAAGTTGTAGGAAGCGGGTACGGGGGTGTTGGGGGATACGCCATATTACGTCATACAACGTCCGAGAATCGCTTGTG encodes the following:
- a CDS encoding GIY-YIG nuclease family protein; protein product: MSNVTPLLQLLKNVSTSSNISELIYYIEHGKGGEIKHATKGLKKAVKINPLACQKAIPRLMENLASSGPLIRKLTLETLKEFDISDQRFDRLVFIAENDKKEENRKLAVELLKKYDKNLVEKLDPINIKKKKNENKNKKGYVYLIQEDYSYRYKIGRARSLDNRIHLFKVDLPFNIELIHYFYCENYGELELMLHKYFETKRVKGEWFDLNSKDIEWIKNGPYTPEINNLISH